In Anolis sagrei isolate rAnoSag1 chromosome 5, rAnoSag1.mat, whole genome shotgun sequence, the DNA window CACTGTGATCTTCTTTGTGTATATGAACTATTTTACCTCAAACCTATGGGTAGCCATTCAACTTTAATTAACTTAGAGAAAGCAAATTCCTAAGTATAGTAGGCTCTTGGTACCCAACATGGGTTGGTTCCTCCTGGACTCTTTATACATGCCAAAATCTGTGGCTACTCATGTCCCACTAGATATAATGGCATactaaaatgatgtcccttatgtaaaatggcaaactCAAGATTTGTTTGTGggaaactttattttattttcaagccatggatggggGAATCTACAGGATATAGAATCAATGGATCTGGAGGGCCAGGTGTAAATGGGCATATTCTTCTATTTGGGGTTCAGTGTTTGGAAACGTCTGCATGGCTATGCTAGTTAGGAGACTCTGGGAAttgtactttatttttatttttttgctatgCTTTACTGTAGTTCATGGGACCGCGTTTAGATTTTTGAAAACCAAAAAATTCTAGGCTTCTCCTCTCTGGTTGATACTTtaaactagtgtttctcaaccttcctaatgccatgaccccttaatacagttcctcacattgtggtgatcccctaccataaaattattttcattgctacttcacaagtattactttgctactgttacgaatcataatgtaaatatctgatatgcaggatgtattttcattcactgaactaaatttggcaccatttattttatttatttacagtatttgtatactgcttttctcaccccgaaggggactcaaagccaacatgcccaaatttgaatactggtggggtttgcgggggagggggggttgattttgtcatttggaagttgtagttgctgggatgtatagttcacctacaatcaaagagcattctgaactccaccaatgatggaattgaaccaaacttggcatatacagaacccccataaccaacagaaaatactgtatggatttgggaagaattgacagtgatttaggtgagatgtagttcacctagctccagagagctctgtgaacccaaacaactatggaccaaatttgacacaaatacctgatatattGAAATGTGGTgcagttggggggattgattttgtcatttgggaattgtacttgctgccaaaggagttcctaagaccatcagaaatatgtgttttctgaaggtctttgccAACCCTGCTGAAATCCCCCTtgctacccccaggttgagaagtgcTGGTTTAAACCTATGGCAACTAAATAATTTCTGGAGATTTGAGTAAATCTCCCACACTGAGGGGTTTACACTAGCAAGTAACCATCTatgtcagtggtcctcaacctgtgggtccccaggtgttttggcctacaactcccagaaatcccagccggtttataagctgttaggatttctgggagttgaaggccaaaacatctggggactcacaggttgagaacactagCAGTACACACAAAACAAGCATAAAACCCAACATTTCAGAGAAAATCAGGGTcatatgtggccaagcaaccTGAGAATACGGTCAAGATAGCAAAGGTTTTTAATAAGCAAGAACACAATTTACTTTTGTCTGGAAACGTTCAGGCTTCTACCCTTTTTGCTTAGTTAAGTGCAAAATACTACTGCTCTTTCAATTTAGTTTGCAGCAGTTGAAGTGAGCTGAGGACAAATGGTGGAAAGTATTGGGAAGGGAGAGTaaatggaacattttaaaagcagtttatgTGGAACGGCAGAGAATTAATTGAGACTGctttgccaaattgggacagttggagaatAAGCACAGAATCCAAAAAGAAGTGACAAATCGGATGTGGATAGAAACACACATGTTGCTTACCTCTTTGAAGTTAGTGGTAGACCCAAAGCCTTTTTATTTGTTATCTATATTATGCAAAAGTAGATATTCTATTCAGATAATTATTCCATGCTTTGTCAAAGACTGGAAGACTTTCAAAATCTAGTATTCCTCTTTGTATTGTATATAACTAGTGGGAAAAGAAGTGGGATCCATCTTTGAGTGGCTGTAGAATAATCCATGCTTTTACCATAACTATTATGACTGAATAAATCAATAAAGTTCATTTTAATCTTTTTGCACTAAAATAGCTAGGTGTACCTGCCTGTACTATTTCTGCACCATGACTACATAACTAATATAAAATAACCAAAACTGTTATCCTAAAACTGAGTTAATCACCACTAAGCTAAGGCAGGAGAACACAATCTACAGAAGTCTTTGAGTAAATAAAGCTTACCATGCTGTGCCTCAGTTGCAATGTTTGCAATGCTACAATAAATCCAAGCCCTACCTAATTGTGTTGAGACACAACTAGAATGTTACCTACCATTTGGACTGCAGAGTAAATTACTAACAACCATAAATaagcatgtgcacaatttcaacagaaaggaggaaaccatgaaaatgaataaaatctggctaccagtattaaaaaaaactctaaaattgcaacagcacaacaacagagaggaaacaaactaggacatctaatcacctctcaacaaaagtttgctccaagcactgtcaagccattatatgctaatcaaggtgatcagttgaaacattcacacctagctccagcagacaagagtcctttgtctcaccctggtcattctacagatatataaaccctttttcctagttccaacaaacatcacctctgaggatgcttgccatagatgcaggcaaaacgtcaggagagaatgcctctagaccatggccatatagcctgaaaaaaaacctacaacaaccacagCTAAAGCAATTTGATATCCATTTAATATGGCTCATTGGGATGTGTAGGCTGGTGAGGTACGTATAATTCTCTCTTAGAGAGCTCCAATATAGATGGTAGAATTTCAAGAACTCCAGCAAACTACACAACCAAAGGTAATATAGGATGGACCCATGGTGACCTGAGTTCTGTTGCTTACAGCTTTTCATATTTTATGCTGTTTCCCTTTCTAGTCCTACCACTTTGACCGTGATGATGTAGCCTTGTGCCATGTAGCTCAGTTCCTTAAGGACCAATCCCAGGAAGAGACAGAGCATGCTGAGAAATTCATGAAATATCAGAACAAGAGAGGAGGTCACGTTCTGCTCAAGGACATCAAGGTAAATGATGTGGAAGGTCTCAGGTAGAATTTCATTCAAGTAAAGAAGATATTGAGATTCAAAGCTTCTGCTGTGTTACTTATAATATCTACTTGTTGTTCATACTTTGACACAGAAGCCAGAAAAGGATGGTTGGGGCAATGCACTAGATGCCCTCCAGAGTGCCCTGGCACTGGAGAAGGAGGTCAACCAGGCCCTACTGGATCTGCACAAGCTGGCAACTGAGAAGGGAGACCCTCATGTGAGTTTGCAAACAGAAACAGCAAAGTTGCAGAATATAGACAAACTCTCATTAGATAACtctgtggttcccaatctttagtcctccaggtgtttgtggacttcagctctcagaagtcctaacagttgatttgaatttctgggagttgaagtgccaaacacctggagaaacaaaggttaagaaccactaagACTAGATGAAGAGCAATATGAATTGAAATATTGTTCTACTGTCTAGGcctgtgatggtgaacctatgacacatgtgtcagcatggctatttttgatgacacgcagacacatgcggccacatacagagaaatacaccttataagagccaatctaattccatccttaaatttctaaaaggctctacaaatttaacatctgcacatttgagcattgttcactccataactcagcatggaatatacatttttcatatttaaactataaatattgcaaaattatggtttttttctcaaagtgacactccacccaagttatgctccagtttttggcaaattttaacacgccaaactcaaaaggttgccTATCACTGGACTATACGAATTTGCATTAAAGTTACCAGGTTaccacattttaaaagtgttttcttCCACAGCCTTTTAAACCAAGAAGTTGCAGATTCCTGTGACTTTAAACTATATCTCACAGGCACTGTTAAGGATGTCCTTCCACCTCTAAAGTAGATAAATGCCATTGTGTATGGCCTGATCCTTTATATACTTGTTTCCAGCATATATGTGTGAAGACTTAATCTTAAACCTGGAAGTTGGTATTTTCAACACCTTTTGCAATGTTTTGCCTCTTGATCACTTAGCTGTGCGATTTCCTGGAGTCTGAATTCCTGGAGGAGCAAGTAAAGGCCATCAAGCAGCTGGGCAACCACCTTACCAACCTGAAACGTTTGGGCCTACCCCAGAATGGCTTGGGAGAGTACTTGTTTgacagactgaccttgaagaagagCAGTTGAATTCTCACATCTTTGGTAGCTGAAGTAGTCCTTGTTCTGAAaggaagcaaataaaaaataTCCGATCAATAAGTTGTCAATTGTGTTTCAGAAATAGACATTCATGAAGTAACTTCCCCTATTCTCATTTCATTATTCCTCTGTGTTTTGCTCCCATTCATAAAACCTATCTGGAGGAAGAGGATGAAAACATCCAAAGCCTCCCTCAAGTACTTATTTTACTTTCTGTTCCTGCTTTTTGCTTTTCTCACATAGCTATTGTTGCAGGTCTTGTCATTGATCATGCTCATAGGGTCAGGTCAATGCACATGGAGTGGAAACTGTGCAGATGAACAATGCACTTCAACTGCAACAAGATATGAATGCTCCAGCTGTGTCTTCAACTTGAATTGAGAAGTGGAAGCTGAATGTATGAGCCGTTTCATTTCAGAAAAGTTCAGAAGTCAGGAGTAAGTGTGATGCAGGGCTAAAACTTTATCATATCAGAACCAAACCGGAGTGcagttgttaatgtttttttttaaaaaaagtttaaaaacttggtattatactaaatgtcctttgaccagaagctggccacttggagtgcctctggtgttgctataaaaaggtccttcattgtgcatgtggcggggctcataCTGTATTGTAATaactggtctgtggtttgctcttctccacacccgcatgttgtggactctactttgtggccccatttcttaaggttggctctgcatctcgtggtggcagagcacaatctgttcagtgccttctaagttgcccaatcttctgtgtgcctgggggtgggggtgggggggtgtctctcatctggtatcagccagaagttgaggttctgggttttagcctgccacttttggactctcacttgctgaggtattcctgcaaatatctctggcatgctagctgatacccaaacaggggatggaccagagatatcactgccttggtcctttcattattggctgctacttcccggtggatgtcaggtggtgcaatttctccagtggtgtagggcataaacattctgttatttatttattgtgtcaggagcaaccagacatttgtaaaaaaattacatttttaacaaaacaaacaaacaggcaaaatgcaAAGTCATATGCGTACTGAGAAGAGAGCTGATACCAGAGATGAAAAGATGGCTGTGTTGTTGATGTTATTCTCATTGTGATACCACACTGTTGCAGGCTTTATTAGAGTTTATTTTAGGGGTGGTTTTTATCACTGTGGGTCTGgttctgatttattttttatttgtcgtgtcagagcaaccagtccattatattacatttctaacagaacaaagcaaacaaacagacaaatacaaaacttgtgagtttggtagttggttaaatgtcctttgaccagtatctggccacttggagtgcctctggtgttgccacaaggaggtcctccattgtgcatgtggcagggctcagggtgcattgcagcaggtggtctgtagtttgctcttctctacactctcatgtcatggattccactttgtagccccatttcttaagattggctctagtggtgccagagcgcagtctgttcagcgccttccaagttgcccagtcttctgtgtgcccaggagggagtctctcatttggtataagccattggttgaggttctgggtttgagcctgccacttttggactctcgcttgctgaggtgttccagtgagtgtctctgtagatctaagaaaactattttttatttaattcgttgacgtgctggctgataccaaaacaggggatgagctggtgaTGTCACTgcgttggtcctttcactattggctgctacttcccggcagatgtcaggtggtgcaatactggctagacagtgtagtttctccagtggtgtagggtgcaggcaccccgtgatgatgcggcatgtctcattaagagtcacatccacattctgtgataatgcagcatgactcattaagagccgcatccactgttttagcatggtgagatctgttccacactgggcatgtgtattcagcagcagagtagcaaagtgcaagggcagatgtcttcactgtatctggttgtgaaaaCCAGATTgggccaatcagctttcgtatgatattgtttctagcacctactttttgcttgctattcaagcagtgcttcttgtaggtcagagcgcagtttagagtgactcccaggtgtttgAGTGTgcggcaatgctccagtgggattctttcccaggtaatcctctgaGCTTgcaatgcttgtctgttcttaaagtgaaaagcacatgtctgtgttttagatggatttgga includes these proteins:
- the LOC132775512 gene encoding ferritin heavy chain A-like — encoded protein: MTSQIRQNYQAECEAAVNRLINLELYASYVYLSMSYHFDRDDVALCHVAQFLKDQSQEETEHAEKFMKYQNKRGGHVLLKDIKKPEKDGWGNALDALQSALALEKEVNQALLDLHKLATEKGDPHLCDFLESEFLEEQVKAIKQLGNHLTNLKRLGLPQNGLGEYLFDRLTLKKSS